A portion of the Natronococcus sp. AD-5 genome contains these proteins:
- a CDS encoding DUF7089 family protein, which produces MFEGRELSSPVEAVRADHAPGAVVVDCERDFETLPPAQAEDLGLLVDALEPTSYPAEWLPADAPELLARYAGSDFTVGMPGDGSIAWTRQTEPPTVIVKPRVEGTPEPFLNFLLAEALVEVGLDVPEHFIGFFEDEYRSLDRATRLDPGGTYQVAAALYDAWKGLHTREVFAGWRDDHPELADAWQDAGVRLEDRVSGLPRAVARGETDFADATELACAAIKHAIELPAPFAALDTDAYREHGPGYAITWAEKTFDALEG; this is translated from the coding sequence ATGTTCGAAGGCCGAGAGCTCTCGAGCCCGGTCGAGGCGGTCCGGGCTGACCACGCGCCCGGCGCCGTCGTCGTCGACTGCGAGCGCGACTTCGAGACGCTCCCGCCGGCCCAGGCCGAGGACCTGGGACTGCTCGTCGACGCGCTCGAGCCGACGAGTTATCCCGCCGAGTGGCTCCCGGCGGACGCGCCGGAACTGCTCGCTCGCTACGCGGGCTCCGATTTCACCGTCGGAATGCCGGGTGACGGGAGCATCGCCTGGACGCGCCAGACCGAACCGCCGACGGTTATCGTCAAACCCCGCGTCGAAGGCACGCCGGAGCCGTTCCTGAATTTTCTGCTCGCGGAGGCGCTCGTGGAGGTCGGACTCGACGTTCCCGAACACTTTATCGGCTTCTTCGAGGACGAGTACCGCTCGCTCGACCGGGCGACGAGGCTCGATCCAGGCGGCACCTATCAGGTCGCAGCGGCGCTCTACGACGCCTGGAAGGGGCTCCACACGCGCGAGGTGTTCGCCGGGTGGCGCGACGATCATCCCGAACTCGCCGACGCCTGGCAGGACGCCGGAGTGCGCCTCGAGGATCGAGTCTCCGGCCTGCCGCGAGCCGTCGCCCGCGGCGAAACGGACTTCGCGGACGCGACGGAGCTGGCCTGCGCGGCGATCAAGCACGCGATCGAACTCCCGGCGCCGTTCGCCGCCCTCGACACCGACGCCTACCGGGAGCACGGCCCCGGGTACGCGATCACGTGGGCCGAGAAGACGTTCGACGCGCTCGAGGGGTAA
- a CDS encoding nucleoside triphosphate pyrophosphohydrolase → MPAEYDKLVRDRIPEIIERQDEHPATHVADDEEYADRLAAKLLEEAREFDESRDAAELADVLEGVDAILEAQGRDRETVESERREKRTERGGFEERIVLERVEDARTRPVLGAKSGYPSSASNVFSAHVIAYPGPCSR, encoded by the coding sequence GTGCCCGCCGAGTACGACAAACTCGTCCGCGATCGTATTCCCGAAATTATCGAACGTCAGGACGAGCACCCGGCAACACACGTCGCCGACGACGAAGAGTACGCCGACAGACTCGCGGCGAAGCTCCTCGAGGAGGCCAGGGAGTTCGACGAGTCGAGAGACGCAGCGGAACTGGCCGACGTGCTAGAGGGCGTCGACGCGATTCTCGAGGCGCAGGGCCGAGACCGCGAAACGGTCGAGAGCGAGCGTCGCGAAAAGCGGACGGAACGCGGGGGGTTCGAGGAACGGATCGTCCTCGAGCGCGTCGAGGACGCCCGAACCAGGCCCGTTCTCGGCGCGAAATCGGGTTACCCCTCGAGCGCGTCGAACGTCTTCTCGGCCCACGTGATCGCGTACCCGGGGCCGTGCTCCCGGTAG
- a CDS encoding class I SAM-dependent methyltransferase: MSVREEFDDWAASGKDRGMEERHWHTAKHALARMPVEPGDTVLDLGCGSGYAGRALRDTKDAGRIYGLDGSPEMARNAADYTDDGRVGYVVGDFGSLPFADDSIDHVWSMEAFYYAADPHETLEEIARVLRPGGTFYCAVNYYEENTHSHEWQEFISIEMTRWDRDRYRDAFREAGLYVAEQDNIPDREITIPGEAEFPLEDWDTREAMVERYREYGTLLTVGVAP, encoded by the coding sequence ATGAGCGTTCGCGAGGAGTTCGACGACTGGGCCGCGAGCGGCAAGGACAGGGGAATGGAGGAGCGCCACTGGCACACCGCCAAGCACGCGCTCGCGCGAATGCCCGTCGAACCGGGCGACACCGTCCTCGATCTGGGCTGCGGCAGCGGCTACGCCGGCCGCGCGCTCCGAGATACGAAGGACGCGGGCCGGATCTACGGACTCGACGGCTCGCCGGAGATGGCCCGCAACGCCGCGGACTACACGGACGACGGCCGGGTCGGCTACGTCGTCGGCGACTTCGGTTCGCTCCCGTTCGCCGACGACTCGATCGATCACGTTTGGAGCATGGAGGCGTTCTACTACGCCGCCGATCCGCACGAGACGCTCGAGGAAATCGCCCGCGTGCTCCGTCCCGGCGGCACGTTCTACTGCGCCGTTAACTACTACGAGGAGAATACCCACTCCCACGAGTGGCAGGAGTTCATCTCGATCGAGATGACCCGCTGGGATCGCGACCGGTACCGCGATGCCTTCCGGGAAGCGGGGCTGTACGTCGCCGAACAGGATAACATCCCGGACCGCGAGATCACGATCCCCGGCGAGGCCGAGTTCCCGCTCGAGGACTGGGACACCCGCGAGGCGATGGTCGAACGCTACCGGGAGTACGGCACTCTCCTGACGGTCGGCGTAGCCCCTTGA
- a CDS encoding DUF7090 family protein — MEYELAIEGTPETVPGGTGILLLHPSTGETDRIDTDFLKTDTDNFLVVSTRTTAREVRQKLEYYDVDENRAEILDTLSIERGYSRRSSDTVHYVAAPDDVDGIVDHIDGFLADHDGKLRISFDSVTELAYYAGEERALEAAERILSLLEEHEAVGLFHLSEDPHDESLVDEFRTLFDGVIDLDENGSVDATF, encoded by the coding sequence ATGGAGTACGAGCTGGCAATCGAAGGGACGCCCGAGACGGTTCCTGGGGGGACCGGGATTCTCTTGCTTCACCCGAGCACCGGCGAGACGGACCGCATCGACACCGATTTCCTCAAGACCGACACCGACAACTTTCTCGTCGTCTCCACCCGGACGACCGCTCGCGAGGTCAGGCAGAAACTCGAGTACTACGACGTCGACGAGAACCGCGCCGAGATTCTCGACACGCTTTCCATCGAACGGGGCTACTCGCGACGTTCGAGCGACACCGTCCACTACGTCGCCGCCCCGGACGATGTCGACGGCATCGTCGACCACATCGACGGCTTCCTCGCCGACCACGACGGCAAACTCCGGATCAGCTTCGACTCGGTCACCGAACTCGCCTACTACGCCGGCGAGGAACGAGCGCTAGAAGCCGCCGAACGGATCCTCTCGCTGCTCGAGGAGCACGAGGCGGTCGGGCTGTTCCACCTCTCGGAGGACCCGCACGACGAGTCGCTCGTCGACGAGTTCCGGACGCTGTTCGACGGGGTCATCGACCTCGACGAGAACGGTAGCGTCGACGCAACGTTCTGA
- a CDS encoding metal-dependent hydrolase yields MWPWEHAIVGYLAYSLFCHAYYRDSPGGLEALAVVFASVLPDLIDKPLTWEYEVFEVGYAIGHSIFFAVPLSIVVGALARSLGRGPTGVAFAVGYLLHLPADVVDRYVRDDHLSFWIVLWPFRQDEARLYAYGDGPDFVDQFFLLLGTYRHELFASDPSTYVLLQAGMAGFAALLWLVDGAPVLRECVLGGKRLAETTIDRIETRTR; encoded by the coding sequence ATGTGGCCGTGGGAACACGCAATCGTGGGGTATCTCGCGTACTCGCTGTTTTGCCACGCGTATTACCGGGACTCGCCGGGCGGACTCGAGGCACTCGCGGTCGTCTTCGCGTCGGTACTCCCCGATCTGATCGACAAGCCGCTGACGTGGGAGTACGAGGTCTTCGAGGTGGGGTACGCGATCGGCCACTCGATTTTCTTCGCGGTTCCGCTCTCGATCGTCGTCGGGGCGCTCGCCAGGTCCCTCGGTCGGGGACCGACCGGGGTCGCGTTCGCCGTCGGCTACCTCCTGCACCTGCCGGCCGACGTCGTCGACCGCTACGTTCGGGACGACCACCTCAGCTTCTGGATCGTCCTGTGGCCGTTCAGGCAGGACGAAGCACGGCTCTACGCCTACGGGGACGGCCCCGACTTCGTCGACCAGTTCTTCCTCCTGCTCGGTACCTACCGGCACGAGCTGTTCGCGAGCGACCCCTCGACGTACGTCCTGCTCCAGGCCGGGATGGCCGGCTTCGCCGCCCTGCTATGGCTCGTCGACGGCGCGCCGGTCCTCCGCGAGTGCGTGCTCGGCGGCAAACGCCTCGCCGAGACGACGATCGATCGGATCGAAACCCGGACCCGGTAA
- a CDS encoding DUF1684 domain-containing protein gives MTDSIDVDEWRDELEAKRAEKDEFFAEHPQSPIPPEERDGFDGLEYFAPDPTYRVVATAEVHDDPEVVLMDTTADREMRYLRTVTLEFELKREDEDLEDGTFELVAYQLESPNEEPLFIPFRDKTTGQQSYRGGRYMELAPDRDLETGDEIVVDFNLAYTPFCAYSETFDCPLPPEENWLEVAIPAGERFGSN, from the coding sequence ATGACCGATTCTATCGACGTCGACGAGTGGCGCGACGAACTCGAGGCGAAACGCGCCGAGAAGGACGAGTTCTTCGCCGAGCACCCCCAGTCGCCGATCCCGCCCGAGGAGCGCGACGGCTTCGACGGCCTCGAGTACTTCGCCCCGGATCCGACCTACCGCGTCGTCGCGACCGCCGAGGTCCACGACGATCCGGAGGTCGTGTTGATGGACACGACCGCGGACCGGGAGATGCGCTATCTCCGGACCGTCACGCTCGAGTTCGAGCTTAAACGGGAAGACGAGGATCTCGAGGACGGCACGTTCGAACTGGTCGCCTACCAGCTCGAGAGCCCGAACGAGGAGCCGCTCTTTATTCCGTTCCGCGACAAGACGACCGGCCAGCAGAGCTACCGGGGCGGGCGGTACATGGAACTCGCGCCCGACCGCGACCTCGAGACCGGCGACGAGATCGTCGTCGACTTCAACCTCGCGTACACCCCGTTTTGCGCCTACAGCGAGACCTTCGACTGCCCGCTCCCGCCCGAGGAGAACTGGCTCGAGGTCGCGATCCCCGCCGGGGAGCGGTTCGGGTCGAACTGA